One genomic window of Acidovorax radicis includes the following:
- a CDS encoding GDSL-type esterase/lipase family protein: protein MNTTSTTPTTRAAPAPHPDLARRQLLGVTLLAAGLPALVACGRKPPKAQAIAAGASVLALGDSLTSGVGASPDAAYPAVLQGLTEWKVVNAGVSGDTSAQALARLPALLQTHQPALVIVSIGGNDFLRRQNASTTRTHVRQICTDAQASGAQVLLVAVPELSLMAAAGRLSDHPMYEELADELKIPLHRKGWSTVLANERLRADTVHANAAGYAQFVQGLVGTLKDSGLLV, encoded by the coding sequence ATGAACACCACGTCCACCACACCTACCACACGTGCAGCGCCTGCTCCGCATCCCGATCTCGCACGCCGCCAACTGCTAGGGGTCACGCTGCTCGCCGCTGGTCTGCCCGCGCTAGTGGCCTGTGGTCGCAAGCCGCCCAAGGCCCAGGCCATTGCGGCAGGGGCGAGCGTGCTGGCACTGGGCGATTCGCTGACCTCTGGCGTGGGCGCGTCGCCCGACGCGGCCTATCCCGCAGTGCTGCAGGGCCTGACGGAGTGGAAGGTCGTCAACGCAGGCGTGTCGGGCGACACCTCGGCCCAGGCACTGGCCCGGTTGCCCGCGCTGCTGCAAACACACCAGCCCGCACTGGTGATCGTGAGCATTGGGGGCAACGATTTTCTGCGCCGACAAAACGCATCCACCACCCGCACACACGTTCGCCAGATCTGCACCGACGCCCAGGCCAGCGGCGCCCAGGTGCTGCTGGTAGCCGTGCCCGAGCTATCACTGATGGCGGCGGCGGGCCGCTTGAGCGACCACCCGATGTACGAAGAGCTTGCCGACGAACTCAAGATACCGCTGCATCGCAAAGGCTGGTCGACCGTGCTGGCCAACGAGCGGCTGCGCGCAGACACCGTGCATGCCAACGCAGCGGGGTATGCACAGTTTGTGCAGGGGCTGGTGGGCACGCTCAAAGACAGCGGTTTGCTGGTGTGA